From Streptomyces sp. GSL17-111, one genomic window encodes:
- a CDS encoding hydrogenase maturation protease: MNAPWEDTTSPADAARTVLVDGVVVGRGSRVRLRPLRHGDIMDLALAGRTAEVVAVEEDFEGAVHVAVVLQDDPGRDFGSAAQIGHRFFFAPEELEPASDPDEGERPPRVLVAGIGNMFLADDGFGPEVAAALRRVTLPAEVHVADFGIRGMDLAYRLTEGYTAAVLVDAAPHGEPPGTISVIEPPLDDFGDAMPEAHGMDPVKVLALARRLSGGAPLPRVLVVGCEPLVRMTGEEPDVSVGLSEPVRRAVTEAVPVITSLVADLLARSASGAARGASGEAGVGGEGAGGEAAGVGEEVSPR, from the coding sequence ATGAACGCCCCCTGGGAGGACACCACCTCACCCGCCGACGCCGCCCGTACCGTCCTCGTCGACGGCGTCGTGGTCGGCCGTGGCAGCCGGGTGCGGCTGCGGCCGCTGCGGCACGGCGACATCATGGACCTCGCCCTGGCCGGGCGGACGGCCGAAGTCGTCGCCGTCGAGGAGGACTTCGAGGGCGCCGTGCACGTCGCGGTCGTGCTCCAGGACGACCCGGGGCGGGACTTCGGCTCCGCCGCGCAGATCGGGCACCGCTTCTTCTTCGCCCCCGAGGAGCTGGAGCCCGCCTCCGACCCCGACGAGGGGGAGCGTCCGCCGCGCGTCCTGGTGGCGGGGATCGGCAACATGTTCCTCGCCGACGACGGCTTCGGCCCCGAGGTCGCCGCAGCGCTGCGCCGGGTGACGCTGCCCGCCGAGGTGCACGTCGCGGACTTCGGCATCCGGGGCATGGACCTCGCCTACCGCCTCACCGAGGGCTACACGGCCGCCGTCCTCGTCGACGCGGCGCCGCACGGCGAGCCGCCCGGCACGATCAGCGTCATCGAACCGCCCCTGGACGACTTCGGGGACGCCATGCCCGAGGCGCACGGCATGGACCCGGTGAAGGTGCTGGCCCTGGCCCGCAGGCTCAGCGGCGGGGCCCCGCTGCCCCGCGTCCTGGTCGTCGGCTGCGAGCCGCTGGTGCGGATGACGGGCGAGGAGCCGGACGTGAGCGTCGGCCTCAGCGAACCGGTGCGGCGGGCGGTCACCGAAGCCGTCCCGGTCATCACCTCGCTGGTGGCCGACCTGCTCGCGCGGAGCGCGTCGGGTGCGGCGCGGGGCGCGTCGGGTGAGGCGGGTGTCGGGGGCGAGGGAGCCGGAGGGGAAGCGGCGGGAGTGGGAG